TATATGCACTGATTAAATTTAAAAGACTGCTTTAGAATTCTGGCAGCATTCATTGATTGTTCTAAGTTGTAAAAATAGATTCTTGGAGAACTGAAAACAGCATTCAATTGAAACTGGAATGTGATTCTAAGGTAAAGTATTGTGAAAAAAGGATGGCGAACACCATACTCAGCAACTTGCTCTCCGAAGTACCATGGCCGCCACCTATCAACAACTTGGTAGCCTATTGATTTTACCCATGCTTCCGTTCCAGtgaaaggaacacaaagatcaTGGTCTCCACTACAACATAAAAAATCTAAACATTACTCTTAAAATTTACTTAGATTTAATATTTCCAAAAGAAGAATTGACTTTTTTGTTTTGTACCTGTAAATTAGCACCCGATACCCCATCGCAGTGAACTTCTTGTGGTAGCTCTGCATTGTTCCAGTATCATGAGTGTAGTCTATTCTTGCAGTATACAGTTCCCATGATCCAATTAAGCTTTTCTGAGATCGTCCCAAAATAAGAGAAGGTTAGTGCTGACTTTCGTTTAGTGCTACCTCAGGCTTCAATAATAGGGAATATATCAGGCGCAAACCAATTCCTTCATGCAAATCGTGCAAACTTCAATATAAACCACCGGATCTACATCCAAAGGGCACGGGGAGATTGGAAATTTTACTAATTAACCGCTCACCTCttatcacacttttgcaaatctcccTCCACTCCCCctgcccagattgaagtttgcacggtttgcacgaaagggttagtttgcacctgatatgttccctcaATAATAATAGAAGTTTTGGTTTATCACAGATTGTACCGGTTTGGCATGAATTGCAGCTCTCACACCTTCATCGTCTAGCCATAGAGTAGCAAGTTCATCACTCTACAACAACATGGAAATATTAAATGGAATGGGGATCAATCATCATAGTTGCCCAAAGATGAACTAAGCACCAcaattcttgaaaatttcagaagaAACACGGCATCAATGAAATTTTTAACTAAGACCCCTGCTTAttgaaacaaaagttgagtaCAGTCTGAATATTTGCTTTATGCTAGAGGAACAGTGTGACGATAGCATGATCGGTGAAAGTAGAAGGACATCATCCTAATTTTCGTACCGTGCAGGGAAGTGATCTGCCACCCAGTCCTGGCCACATCGGAATGTGCCCATCCCTAACAGCAGTACGGAGGGGCCAAGAACGACCTGCCATTCGCTTCCTCACTGGAAATGGTCTCTCAGTCTCTCCCAGCCTTGTGAAACTCAATGGCAAGCTGCTGTTGATGAACTCAACCTCTTGCATCTCAGGATGGTGGTAGCATGGTGCAAGGATGTTGTACTTGTTCAGGTCTTTTAGTTCCTGCAGATACCAGAAATGAGCCTTGGCAGCATCTACAAGATTACGCTATGCGATTGATTTGTCTGTTCTGGCTCAAAAGAGATTACCCAATGTACTCTCTCTATGTTCTCTTGGCACAGATCATCTACCTTACCCCAGAATGTACCGCCACATGTAGCTTTGACATCCTGAAACAAGTAATATCAGGAAACTTGAAGTTTTGTGCCTGGTCAGAAATGAAACTATATACAGAAGAGAATCGGTCTTTGTCTGCCATATATATGTTCTGCCATCACCTAGATGCTTGAAGTGTCTGATTCTACTACGAGCAAGTGTGCTAGGCTGCTAGCTAGTAAGTATTAGCATATGAGCTGAACCACAGACCTCGTACATGTCAGTTGTGATGAGGCCCATCCCATGTGCAAATGGCACAAAGGCATTGTAATCATAGTTCACATCAGTTGCTCCATTGCCTATCAGATAGCCCTGAATAAACATTGCTGACATGCTTAGGAACTTGCCGTGCACAGTTATACAACGGATCGTAAAAGAATGAAACTGAAGGAATAACCTTGAAATTGATCCTTGGCTCCACACCTTTCTCGATCCCTGTCAAGGTATACAAACATTATGGTTCAAACTTGGGATGATGGAAGGTATGCAGATTACATCGTTGTTAGTCAGAGTATCAACCTTTGACAACTTCTTCTGTGAGTGTGGGGATATAATACCCTGCATATGACTCCCCTGAAATGTAGAAGGGGTTCGACTGAAACTCGGGGTACAGCTCAAACCACTGCAACAGCGCACATCAAATCGGCTTGCAGATTTCACAGTTGAAGTAGAAAAAAGATACCAAAGCTACAGCTGAAACAGAGTGCGGACCTTTAAAAGGAACTTGTGTGCATCAGCTGCAGTTTTCAGGTCTCCAGTCATGTAATTCGATTTGTTCAACGAGTATGACATCCCAACACCAGCAGGAGAGTCCAGGTACATGATGTTTGAGACCTAATGGTGACAAATTAATGGGTCACTTGGCTTGCTTATTCTTAGCTGCCAAAAATACTAAGGATGTCAAATTGTGTGAAAatgtttcaaaaggaaaatgtaaattaaaaataatacaaatttaTTCATCAAAGAAATGAAAACGAGTACAAacatgtgaaaaagaaaaatgtacTTCCTTCTCTTTTATTCCCTCCATATGCTTTGGAATTTGGTTGGTCAAACATTAAAGGGTTATCATAATATAGATATTGGAACTAATAGTGTTGCTAGTGTACAAAGTTTTAGTCTCATGGATTCTAGGTGATAAATTTAGGGAATTAAACACCTCAAAGTAGGGGTGCAATCGGATCATGTACGGATATCGCTGACCCCATATTCAatttcatgttttgttttgtcaaTGTTGGATAAGGGTAGGGCCGCATACAGATGCCAATCTTAGTTAAGAACGCAAATGGACAAGTATCAAGTTTGATTAAAAGTACAATGAcggttcaaaattatttttgggTATTGATTAAAGTAACACCATACATAGCATATGTGTTAATATAATTTGACCATTCACAAGTCCAAATTCCAAATACACTATACTCCAACAAATGAAATAGAATCACAGATATAGGTGTAGCTAAATAACTAATGTCTTATATATGGAATTCAGTTACACAACATTCAAACGTATTAATATAAAAATTGATAGCTAGATCCATTAAGTCATAGAAATGAACAGATTAGTGTAACACTTTCTGTTTTTACTTTTTAATTAAGGTGAACTTGTTGCTGAAAGCACAAAATTTTCTTAAGTTTTGTGGAATATTATTTCAAGTTTAAAACTTATACTTAGATGTTGGTCAAACCTCTAAAACTTTTCCCAAATTCAAACTTTATACATGAAAGTAGCATTTacttcatttttatttttacatttatttTGA
This sequence is a window from Panicum virgatum strain AP13 chromosome 7K, P.virgatum_v5, whole genome shotgun sequence. Protein-coding genes within it:
- the LOC120640542 gene encoding serine carboxypeptidase 1-like, translating into MAFSSILPLLVAAALVLRLAAAAPQEHLVTRLPGFHGGASNFPSRHYAGYVTVDEASERSLFYYLVLSERDPAADPVVLWLNGGPGCSSFDGFVYENGPFNFEPGRRSTSTPPGGLPRLRLNPYSWSKVSNIMYLDSPAGVGMSYSLNKSNYMTGDLKTAADAHKFLLKWFELYPEFQSNPFYISGESYAGYYIPTLTEEVVKGIEKGVEPRINFKGYLIGNGATDVNYDYNAFVPFAHGMGLITTDMYEDVKATCGGTFWGKVDDLCQENIERVHWELKDLNKYNILAPCYHHPEMQEVEFINSSLPLSFTRLGETERPFPVRKRMAGRSWPLRTAVRDGHIPMWPGLGGRSLPCTSDELATLWLDDEGVRAAIHAKPKSLIGSWELYTARIDYTHDTGTMQSYHKKFTAMGYRVLIYSGDHDLCVPFTGTEAWVKSIGYQVVDRWRPWYFGEQVAEYTQGYEHNLTFLTIKGAGHAVPEYKPKEALAFYSRWLAGKKDLRQSGHIMAEFTIYQFFHRVRIQMHVSDELLFLLLSIQLKRCFSWR